The genomic interval TTGACGAGTCACTGACCTGAGGACTGGAAGCTGAGGAGAGAggggcacagaggaggagatttTTAGCCGGAGTCATGAGGGTGGGAGCCGCGGCCTTGGCTGGGGGGATTTTTGGGGCAGTGGGGACCCTGTGTTTCCTCCTGGCCTTTGGTACAGACTACTGGCTGGTGGCCAGTGACAACTGTGGACCACATACATGGCCGACACAAACAACCCAGACAGGGGGGAAAGATGTCAATGGGACTGAGGTaggacaaatgtgtgtgtgtgtgtgtcagtcacgTCATGGGTACCGGTTGCGATGCGGGGACCAAAAATCCAGTCCCCATAAGGATAACCCTTTTAAATAACTACAGGATCTACTCTGAAGGTGCCTGTGAAATTTTAGCATTGGCCTTTATGGCATGTTTTttggtgagtctgtgtgtgtgtgtgtgtgtgtgtgtgtgtgtgtgtgtgtgtgtgtgtgtgtgtgtgtgtgtgtgcattgctcATTAGTGCCCCTACTTGTTTCTGGCTAATACTGCACCCACTgcttcacacatacacacacacacacacagcttccaaatatggttggGTACCACCGACTTCCTGGTTCTCATTAGGAAGGATTTAAGCAGGGTGGACATTTTCAGCTTTACAGGTGGTAAtcaacagagaaaaagaagattATTTGCTGAAGATACCAGCTAAGAAGATATATAAATAACTTGTGCAGATGAGCAAAAGTGAAGCACAAGGTAAGcaaatttgtatattttctcCTGTCAGCCCCCCAGTAAAAACTCTGCAGATTGTCCGAATGAGCCAatgagagaacacagcaggagataatCAGAAGGATTCAGAGCCAGTGAATAGGCAAGTTCATAGCGTTTCTAACACCCCACAGATGTGAAGCTGggagaatacaaataaaaaatctccCTTTTGAGTCTTTGTTGTCCAAATAATATTAGCATTGGTGTCAACGCAAAACTAAACATATTGACTATTCTTTTCTCATCATCTTCGAtgtactgtaaacaaaaacacaatgcttTCTGCTACTGAATTCGTACATCATGTCATGCCTATGGCTTGCCCTACCTAGGTGCCTCCTCCTATCTGAATTCTCCTGCTGTGTCCTTCTCAACAGCATTATTTGGACTCACTTTTGCCTCCGACTTTGAATaagatcttttttatttcattctctGTTCTTTTTATCgtcctcactctcactcactgtatTATTATCATCAGCAATAATTTCCTCTTTCCCACTGATAATTTCAGGCAGAAGGCACAAATCAGTGTTGTTTACTTTAGAAGCTAGTAtacagtgtgtaggatttataACTTTGGATCAGAATTCTAACAGACACATACACTTAGGTATCCCTGTCATTACAAATTTGtagtattgtattgtattgttctGTACCAAACTTCCAATAATGGCCAAAATGTAtacgtttaaaaaaaaggaaggatCAGCAAAActtgaaattgtatttgtttaagaAACCCTTCTTTCCTTAGAACTCAGATAACTTGAATTTATTTTGAGGTTCATTCAACCAaatctttgttgttttgtgaagTGGAATTCATTAAAAGTTTAATGATACAATTTAAATGTGAGTTCTCATGGAATTTAAGTGGCAGGTGATTTAATAGAAGTATGCTGTTGCTCTGTGGTTAGCTGAAgttgaaaaatattttaaaaaaaacattttgactgCACAAGATGTGTTCTCTGTACAGATAGAGATAGCCTGTCACAGTTTCATCTATTAATATTCACTTCAACCACGTGACACTGAACTTAAATTCTGCTTCATTGTGAAGATGAGTACATAAGAAGCACAAGATTTTCTGTGCAAAGTGATGGTTTTCATCCCTACCACCATTTACAGGTTATATATCAACATTATCTATCGACAACTGAGCCCGATAAATTTTGAATTGTTATCAATGTAATACTGCCGTTTATTTTGGTTCTTTTATGGTTTAAACTTTGTTAGTTTTAAACAAACAGCTCTAACAAATGTAACAAGGAAGGACTTACTTGATAAAGGTTGTTTATCAGTAATAATACGCTTTATTGTAGCAAGATCCCCATTAGTCTACTGACAAGTTGTGTGTCATGCAAAAACACACTACTAGTCAAAACACTAGCTCATCAATTTAGATATTTAAGGTGTGTAAAAACTAACAGAGTTATGGTTAGTGGCCCTGTTTTTTGTCATACCTCTAGATCCTTCAGAAAGGGTGGTCCCCACAGGTGATGATTAATGGACTATGGAaaccagtatgtgtgtgtgtgtgtgtgcgcgcgcaaGTAATTGTTCCCTTctacaaaacaaatacacatactGAATGCAAACCTTGCTGCTGGTTTTCAGAACTGTTTGGTGATCTCCAGCTAATTAATTGCATATAATAATAGTCACAGCAGTACATTATTTTTAACTGTGACACATCACATGTGATAACCACAAAAAATAACTCTGGGGAACCTGATCTGGTGTAGACAGTGGGGTGCATGTCACAGTAAGATATTTATAATTAATACTGAAGTGATTTGGTATTTCACTTTCATACGAGAACATGCAGCAGAGAATAAGACACCCTGGTTTTTAGCGACTTGTAGTAAGAGTCAAAAACACTGGATCTTAGGCCCAATCCTACATTATCTCTTGATTCTACCCCTTATCATTTCGCGTTCATTTTGCATGTACACATCTAGGAGTAGGTTGTCCTAATCCCTGTTGGGCTGGAGGGGTAGGGCTGAGGGGTAGGCTTTAGACCCCTCAAAACTGTGATTTTTCAGACCCACACTTCAAACCTAGAGATACCTAGAATGCCTTGTGTATCACCAACCAGCAGGGAGAGAGACCTACAAATGtagtattttctccattaataaggatttaaaaattACCATAATTATTGTTATATCTCAGTTTAATATAATTTCAATGTATTATGGTCAATTGTTGCATAACAACCTTGAAATCAAAGACCGCGACCGCACtagcgttagcatgctagcaatCTTTTTTTGCATGATAGTCCTGTATTTTCACATAATTTCAAATCGCATCCCTGCCCTCCCCTCTTTGAAGACACACAATGCACTTGATTGAACCCTCCTATAGTGGCGATGTGACTGAACTTAACTGCTCCTCTAATAACAAACTATCCTGGCAGAGTTGCCTATAGACCACTGCTATATAGCCTGTGTGCTTTTGATTCATATGTGAAATAATGCAGAACAtccaagcttttcaatttcaaatgaaATTGATCCACCAGCATTAGCATATATGTTATTTGGATATTATAGGTCCGTCATTTTAGTAAATGCAACCAATggcattgttttatttaagatcTCATCAATGTTATTACAATGACATCCCAAGCAAAACTGTCTTGTCTGTTTACATCGACGACTACTGATGACGTGTCACAATTCGTTGTGTCACAATTCGTTCCCCTTGTGACTACGTTTCAAGGTGCAAGACAACCCTAAAAAACAAGGGGTAGGGGTAGGGCCCAGGACCACTGTTTGTCTGCCGccaaccaaagcctgctcaaatgtgattggtcacttttgggagctgtcatgtcgtccatctttgtaaacagtctatgatttttttcacaatgttttgagctaaatgctaacatcaaCATGCTACCATTCACCCTATAACAACGCTAACATGCTAATATCTTAGTTTATTCAGTGAATAGTTTGTTGAATTCTCCCAAGCTAAAataaccctgatgacatcaccaggGTCATTTTTCTCAGACGTGACCACTCTCCTTTAGAGCCATGAGAATACAACTGCTTTCATTGGCTGACTTCCCCATGGCGAGTCACCTGATCTTCCTGTGCTGCCCGTTAAAGTTTCTTACATTTTTCTATTCTTCCGTGCCACATGTGTGAGAGAGTTCGCAAAATGCAAAGTAAGGGATATATTTATAAAAGCTAAATCCCCTGTGAACGACAAAGTCTTTCATTTTCAATAAAAGAGGATGATTAAAGTTGCTGTGTGTTATTCAGCGCCATCAATCATGTTTTTGACAAGCCAGCGGAGAGTATCACTCATGCGTGTCTCATAAGTTCCCCCTTGAAAAACCTCACGGAGCAGCAGGCCATAATCAGAACCATGTTTAATGCCACAGCTCGGCTGaagcacagactcacacagagcgGCTAACAGACACGTGCTGACAGATGATGAAACACATAAAAGTTCATCCATCTTGAATTATTTtctactgtctgtctgtgtttgtctacAATCTCCTTCCCCCTCTTAGGTCCAGTCAGACGTGGAACCAGTCACTGTTCCTCAGAAGTTGCTCACCCTCCACCATGAGGGCTTCTTCTGGcgctgtgtgtttcaggtggagCCTGCAGCAGATGCAGTCGTGGCCACTCTCTTCAGTATGTAGAAAAAACAAGGTTTTTGTTGGGGCTTGTCCAATGTGGTTGAATGTCTCATGCTCAGTGGCGTGGTCTGCTCGACACGCTCACATGTGCAGGGAGGAAAAATGTCTATAATTTGGATATTTGACAGAAAATATACAGCAGGAGAGTAATACGAATATGTCGGCATTTATTACATGTTATAggattattttcttttgcacTTTTGTGGCGTATCTTAGTTTTTGCTGTACTCAACCGCATGAAGACATGGCTAGAACCacattgtgttttcctttttaggTTTTGAGCTTTTAAAAATACCATTATTTCTTTACTCTAGCAAACCAGCCAGAGTCCAAGTTGTGTAGCCATGGTTACCTGTTCCCTCTACCTGTCGCACTTGGACAGGTGCCTCATCCCAGTTATGACGCCACAGCAGGTAAGTCCCAAAGTcccaaacacaatcacatagaTACATGCCAGTATTTCAAAAACTTGCAcatgttcacacatacacaattgACATTAAGGCCATTTACATTATACAGTTACTAAGATAAGCTAAGATCAAATCATTTCATACTCAAAAGTAAACTTTGAAATAGTGAATTCCTTAAATGTCTCCCCACAGCCAAATTTTGTAATAAACTGgagtattaatattaatgtatttGGTTTATTGCTCAATCATTTCTTAATATTTCATTTCCCAACACTAAGATCTAAATGCTGTCTCTTTACTCTGCCAGTAATAATTCTGGagttaaaaaatacaaaatattgaaTTCATTCATTAACCTATACATGCACAATTTAAGTGTAGAAATCGTATTATCTGCCTGTAATACAGCCTCCATGTGCAAGTTCTAGACCTTCTGGGTATTACCCTAGGCCCAGTATGCACACAGATAGATAGGTGCACCGCTCTGATGGCGGCCTCGGCTGTGTTTCCCGCAGTGTTTCGGGGTTTCTGGACCGTGCTGATAATCCTCGGGCTGGTCTCAGCTCTGGCTGGAGGCTTCCTCCTGGTCTGTGGTGTCCCCTTCATCAGCCCCCGACTCTACAAGCTGGGTGGAGCCTTCCTCATCGCTGCTGGTAAAACATAATCTACTGTGCATTCACATGAGTGGATTTGAAAATACACTATCAGGGGAGTAGGtgcatgcacagacacaaagtcaTGTTGCAGTCATTGCTGCTGTCGGCTGTTTACACTCGT from Limanda limanda chromosome 10, fLimLim1.1, whole genome shotgun sequence carries:
- the LOC133011278 gene encoding transmembrane protein 182-like; protein product: MRVGAAALAGGIFGAVGTLCFLLAFGTDYWLVASDNCGPHTWPTQTTQTGGKDVNGTEVQSDVEPVTVPQKLLTLHHEGFFWRCVFQVEPAADAVVATLFTNQPESKLCSHGYLFPLPVALGQVPHPSYDATAVFRGFWTVLIILGLVSALAGGFLLVCGVPFISPRLYKLGGAFLIAAACLFLFMLLLYVLWMEAVDVKSYVLQERGEACPDAKVSVLYGLSFMVAVAGVPLELVSGLVFMLVGRALRASK